A stretch of DNA from Anaerobacillus isosaccharinicus:
TGGAAAAAATCATTACCAAATTTTTTAGGCGAAGACTTTTTTTCTGATTTTCAAAATTTAATTTTTGATAATAACGGTCCAAAGCTTAATATTTATGAGAATGGTAATGAGCTTCTATGTATCTTTGCTTTACCAGGCCTAAAGCTTGAAGAGGTAGATATTTATGCATATGAAAAAACTCTAGAAGTTAGAGGTACACTTCACGTTGATTATAACGGTTTTCGTTTAATTCAAGAGGAAATTACCCAAGGACAATTTAAACGAACTGTTGAATTACCATATCCAGTTAGAGATGATAAAGTTGATGCATCGTACCAACGGGGTGTCTTAATTATTCATTTACATCGCTTAATAAGGTCGACACCGGTAAAAAAGAAAGTAAATATTCAAAACTTAGACGATGAGTAAAGGGAGCTGTGGAGTACAGCTTCTTTTTTTAGAAAGGTGAATATTAAAAGGGTCTTTATGGTTGATGTATACGCTTATGAAAAATTGGGCTAGTTCCACGAAAAAAGGCTTTTTTTATTAGGCATTTATCAAACGCTTCCTGAATATAATTGTGTTAGTATGTGCTCCTAACTCTACCCAAAATTACAACAAGAAGTACATCTGAAATGAAGAGAAAAGGATGTGATACTTGGTGGGTTTTTTCGATAATCATGGGTTAAGCTTTCGAAAGAAAAAAGCCCTAGAAAGTGACCGGACAACTGACTTGCTAGGAATTGAACAGGCACAGAAAGAAGCAAAAATTCCAGAGATTGAGAATCAGAAGATTTTAAACAGGTCAGTAAAGTATGGTTTAGAAGCCGCTCCATCGATTGGTGATCGAACAATTTCTACATTTACTAGAGAACCGAGACCTGCATATGCAGGAATACCTACATTTTTACGGACACCATTTTTAGAAGATGTTCGTAGGGTTGGGGAATATGATGTTGCATTTATTGGAGTGCCATTTGACATTGGTACAACGTATCGGGCTGGGGCGAGATTTGGTCCTGAGGCAATGCGTCGTATTTCCAAATTGTATACGAGTTACAGTTATGAAAAAGGCGTTGATTTAGCAGAATCACTGAAAATGTGTGATGTTGGTGACGTGTTTACGATTGCCAATATTGAAAAGAGTTTTGATCAAATCTATAAAGCTGTTTCCCACGTTTTTGCTCAAGGCACCTTGCCAGTTATGTTAGGTGGAGACCATGCTATTGGTTATCCGTGTTTACGGGCGATTGCGGAGCATGTTGATGGCAAAGTAGGAATTATTCATATGGACCGCCATTTGGATTTACAGGAAAAAGATATGGATGAACGGATGCACACGACACCTTGGTTCCATGCGACGAACATTCCTAATGCTCCACCATCTAACTTAGTGCAAGTGGGAATTGGTGGCTGGCAAGTACCAAGAGAAGCCGTGCAAAATGTACGGAAGTTCGGTACTACGGCCATTTCTATTGATGACGTAGAAAGATTAGGAATTGAAAAGGTAGCTGAAATTGCCCTTGAGAAAGCATGGTCCGGTGGAGCCAAAGCAGTTTACCTAAGCGTAGATATTGATAGTTTTGATGCTGGGTTTGTTCCAGGTACTGGCTGGCCAGAACCTGGTGGTTTCTTACCGCGGGAAGGCTTGAAGTTTTTAGATATTGTTGCTAGAGAAGGTATCTGTGGGATGGAGTTAGTTGAAGTATCACCTCCTTATGATGTCAGTGACCAAACAGCCTTACTAGGCACTCGGATTATTGCAGACGTATTGGCTGCAATGGTTGACGCCGGAAAACTAGGCAAGAAGTTCTCATAATAAATTTTGTCCATTTGTGCAGTGAACATAAATGTTCACCACAAATGGACATTTTTACAAAAGATGTCCACGGACGGTGTCAGACACCGTCCGTGGACAAAAACCATAAAATGTGTGCCTGAAGTGGACAAACTAAAGAAGGTGAAATGTATGTATGCAATAGATGTTCAAAATGTAACGTATAGTTATCCGGATACTACAACTGCTATTGAAAATATTTCACTTCAAATACCGATTGGTGCAAAAATTGCGTTGCTCGGCCCTAATGGAGCTGGAAAATCGACACTACTTCACCATCTAAATGGATTGAAACTACCTCAAGAAGGATCTATTTCAATTATGGGAATTCCTTTGAACAAAAAAAGTGCGAAAATGATTCGGCAGAAGGTTGGCTTAGTTTTTCAGGATCCTGATGATCAAGTAATCTCAGGAACGGTGTGGGAGGATGTCCAATTTGGACCTAGAAATCTAGGAATGTCAGAAGCTGAGATTGAGGCAGTTTGTAATGTGGCGTTAGGATCAGTAGGGATGTTAGATTTTAAACAAAGAGCACCATATCAGCTTAGCTATGGGCAAAAGAAAAGAGTTGCGATTGCAGGTATTTTAGCAATGACACCGGATATTGTTATTTTAGATGAACCAATGTCTTACCTTGATCCTAAAGGGCAAGACGAGGTTGCAGCTCTTCTTCAAGGACTAAACTTTATGGGGAAGACCATTCTTCTTTCTACCCATGACGTTGATTTTGCAGTCTCATGGGCAGACACTGTTATTATTATGAAGGATGGACGTCTCCTTGCATATGGAGGCCCGGAGTTACTAGTTGATGAGGAGTGGATAAGAAAGGCTGACCTTCACTTACCAAGAATAGCTCGATTATTTCGAATGATACCAAATTTAAATATAGAGAAACTACCGACGAACGAGCAAGAAGCAGCTAGACTATTATTTAAATTACTAAATTATGAAGGAATTAGATTTAATTAAATGTTTAATTAAAATGGCTTACCAGCTAGAGATAGTTATGGTAAGCCATAATCATAATCATAATCCTTCCTTGTAGTACCCATTTTCACAACCTCACTTATTGTGCATTATTATTATTATTATTATTCGCGTTAAAATCATCCATCTCTTCTAAGCTTTCCATAGCCTCTGTATCAATGTCATTGAACTTTATTTCACCTTTTTCCTCTAGTAATTTTTTCAAATTCTCAGCATCTGTCAAGGCAGACAGACCAATATTTAATGTTCCTGATAATTCCTCAACCGTCAGCTCTTGGATTTTATAATTTATAGCCTCAATGTTAATAGGTTTAATATTTTCAACTTTTTCTTTTAATTCCTCATTTTCTTTTTCTACATCTTCAATTTTTTGTTGTAAGTTTTCTAACGCTTGAATTACTCTATGAGCGTATTCTTGATTGAATTGAAATTGGTGGTTATTCTGATAGTTTGCTTGATCCTGCCCATTTTGATTGTTGTTATGCCCATTGCTAGTATCATTGTTTTGTTCGTTGTTGTTTTGAAGTTGACTTGAGTATTGATCGACATATTGGTAACCAGAATTCACATACTGTTGTTCAAGATTTGTTGGAAAATACTGGTTTTGAAACTGACATTGGGATGGGGCGGTACACCCCAAAGAACACTGATAATAATACTGATAAGGCCACTGATAATAGTACATAAAAACTCACCCCTATAATCAATCTCTAAATACTGTATGAAAATTGGGCTCCATTTGTTCATATTTTTTGCAAAAAAAATACACCACTAACTTTCAAGCGATTAGTGGTGTATATCAGGTCGGCCTAGAATTGTTCTTTTCATTTTACGGGATAAGAATTGGAGGTATTCCCATTGGCGGATTAAATTCAATCTGTTCCTCATTTTCTTCACCATTTTCTTCACCGTCTTCTGGCTCTGTTTCTTCATAATTTCCTTTAGGAAACTGGGCACTAGAAGCTCGATTATCAGTAAAAACAGTTTTCCCTATATTTAGAGAACCAATTGTACTAATTGAATTTACTCTAATATTTCTAATATTAATCTGCATTGGGTTCTAGTCCTTTCCTTAAAATTAAATCTGAGCTTGAACTTGGTCTTGCATATCCGGATCATTATAAAGGTTTACATTATTAGCTTGTAATGGAGCGAAGTTGGCATCACCTGGATGGTGGTAACCAACATTCGATTTGATATTACCTTGAAAACCTTTTAAGATCGAATTACCCAAATTGACTGAAGCATTTTCTGAAAGGTTATTTAACCTAATTCCTACAATATTATTCATATGGGTTAATAACATATAAATCCTCCTAGAGGTCCATTAAATTTGAGCCTGAACTTGGTCTTGCACATCTGGATCATTTGTCAAGTTAGCATTGTTAAATTGTAGAGGTGAGAAGTTTGCATCCCCAGGTTGTAAATAACCTACATTTGATTTTAAGTTTCCTTGGAAACCTTTTAAGATGGAGTTACCAAAATTGACTGAGGCATTTGCTGATAAATTATTCATTCTAATACCTACGATGTTATTCATATGAGTTAAAAACATAATTACCTCCTTGAGTTTTAATTAAATCTGAGCCTGAGCTTGGTCCTGAACGTCTGGGTCATTTGTAAGGTTAGCATTATTAAATTGTAGAGGTGAGAAGTTCGCATCACCAGCTTGAGCGTAACCGACATTCATCTTTATATTGGCTTGGTGACCTTTATGAACGACATTACCAAAGTTAATTGAAGCATTAGAAGAAGCACTATTAATTCTTATCCCAAGGATATTGTTCATATGTGTCAACATAAACATCCTCCCATTTTTTGTCCTATACTCTTATCGTATGTTCTAACTAACATGATGACACAGAAAATGCATAACATTTATTGGGGGGATACTAGCCCAAATTTATGACAAAAACCTATTTTTTGAATAGATATATATTGTTATGAAAGAAATTTATTTCAGGAGGTATTTTTACTGTGAGAATTCATATTACAAAAAGGGGAGAATCCCTTTACGATGTAGCTGAAAGATATAAGGTTGATGTAAATGTATTATATGGACAAAATCAACATATCCAAGATCCACATAATCTTCAAGATGGAATGCAATTAACTCTTCCTTCTGTAATCGGACTAGAGGGTGTAATGGGTAATGATTCAGATTGCAAAGGAAATGTTTGTGCGTTCGTGTCAGATGAACCTGTGAAATACAATAAACTTAATATTAAACATTGGCCTTCTCAGGATTACTCTCAACCAATCTATGGGACTCATTATCAAGAAAAGGACTTTTCTCAGGTTGAAATTTATCCACAGTATCCACATTATCCACAGCACCCGCAATCACCAATACCTGTGCAGCAACAACAATACTATCAATATCCACAACCAAACAACTGGAATTATTAGATAGCTTCACTTTTATTTTCAAAAAAGCTAGTTTTCTAAATCGATAGGAAATTGGCTTTTTTATTTGGATCTGGAAAAAAGTAATTCAAAATACTCATTGTGGAATGATGAGTGTACAAGCTTTTTTTGATATAATAACCGAATGAGGATATGAGATAACAAAGGAGCTTAAAAAATGCTTGAATATCACGAGTGGAAACACGTATTTAAATTGGATCCTAATAAGGAGATTAATGATAACGATTTAGAAAGAATTTGCGAATCTGGAACTGACGGGTTAATAATCGGCGGTAGTGATGGTGTAACAGAAGATAACATATTAGACTTGCTTATGCGAATTAGACGTTATTCAGTTCCATGCGCCCTTGAAGTTTCATCATTAGAAACAGTAACGCCAGGTTTTGACTACTATTTTATTCCTTCAGTTTTAAATAGCAACTCGACAAATTGGATTACTGGGCTTCATCATAAGGCTGTGAAGGAATTCGGTGCCATCATGAACTGGGATGAAATTGTCATGGAGGGTTACTGTGTATTAAATCCAGAAAGTAAAGTTGCTGCTATAACTGAATCCAATACAAATTTAACTACAGAAGATATTGTTGCTTACGCTCAAATGGCAGAAAAAATGTTTAAGCTTCCAATTTTTTATATTGAATACAGTGGTGTTTATGGAGATGTTGAAGTTGTGAAAGAAGTAAGCGAAATTCTTCAAAGAACGCAACTGTTCTATGGCGGTGGAATTAAAACTCTAGAACAAGCTAAAGAAATGGCTGAATTCGCTAATACTATTGTTGTTGGAAACATTATCTATGAAAACATTGATCAAGCACTTTCTACAGTAAATGTAAAATGTAGAATGTAAAATTAATTAAAGTAATGTTTCGAAGCTTTTTCCTAAGACATTTTACATTATGAATTCTACATTCTACATTGAATTTATAAGGTTATTGCTTTAAAATAAAAAAGAGAACATACGTTTTGGTGGTGAGGGAAAATAATGAATGTACAGTTAATATTAGATGGATTGAATAATGAACAAAGACAAGCAGTAAAGCATACTGATGGCGCGTTGTTAATTATGGCAGGTGCAGGCTCTGGAAAAACGAGAGTACTAACAAATAGAATTGCTTACCTAATTGGGGAAAAAGAAGCGGCCCCGTGGTCGATTTTGGCGATTACTTTTACAAATAAGGCAGCAAAAGAAATGAAAGAGCGTGTTAGGAAAATTATTGGACCAGTGGCAGAGGATGTTTGGATTTCCACATTCCACTCAATGTGTGTCCGTATATTGCGAAGAGACATTGATCGAATTGGTGTTAAGCGAAATTTTACCATTTTAGACTCAGGTGATCAATTGTCGGTTATCAAACTTATCTTAAAGCAAAAAAATATCGACTCGAAGAAATTTGAGCCCAAAAGCTTATTAGGTAGCATTAGTAGTGCAAAAAACGAATTAAAAACAGTAAAGGATTATGCAAAAATTGCAAAAGGTCCTTACGAATCTACAGTCGCTGATGTCTATGAGGCATATCAAAAAGAGCTCCGAAAAAATCATGCCCTAGACTTTGATGATCTTATCATGACAACTATCCAACTGTTTAAACAAGTACCCGAAGTGCTTGAATTTTATCAACGCAAATTCCAATATATTCACGTTGATGAGTACCAAGATACGAACCGAGCACAATATATGTTAGTTAGAATGCTAGCAGAGCGCTTTAAAAATATTTGTGTTGTTGGGGACTCAGACCAATCAATTTATGGCTGGCGTGGTGCTGACATTACCAATATTTTATCCTTTGAAAATGACTATCCTAACTCGACTACGATTATGTTAGAACAAAATTATCGTTCTACACAAACGATTCTTCGTGCTGCAAATGAAGTGATTAACAATAACTATAATCGTAAACCGAAAAATCTGTGGACAGAAAATCAAGCTGGGGATAATATTGCCTGCTTTATTGGCGATACTGAGCATGATGAAGCCTATTTTGTTGTTGGTAAAATTAAAGAATTAATGAGGGAACACGACTACAAACTTTCGGATGTAGCGATCCTTTATCGTACGAACGCCCAATCTCGTGTAATTGAGGAATTGTTAGTTAAATCAAATATTAACTATAACATCGTTGGTGGGACAAAGTTCTATGACAGAAAAGAGATTAAAGATGTCCTCGCTTATTTACGAGTAGTAGGAAATCCTGATGATGACATATCATTACGTAGAATTATTAATGTCCCAAAGCGAGGGATTGGGGCAACTACCGTAGATAAAATTGCCGAGTTTGCAGCGTCTCAAGGAATATCAATTTTCCAAGCGTTACACGAAGTTGAGCAAATGGGCTTAGCGAAAGGGACAACAAACAAGCTTATTGAGTTTATTGATCATATGCGTAGTTGGGTTCAACTAGAGGAATATTTGTCGGTAACAGAACTTGTAGAAGAATTACTAGAAAAAACGGGTTATCGTGAAATGTTAAAAAATGAAAAAACAATTGAAGCACAAAGTCGTCTAGAAAACATTGATGAGTTTTTATCTGTAACGACTGAATTTGAAAAGAAAAACGAAGATAAATCGCTAGTAGCCTTCTTAACAGATTTGGCCCTTATTGCTGATATTGATAAAGTTGATGAGGACGAAAACAATCAACAAGATTCAGAGCGAGTTTTATTAATGACGCTACACTCAGCAAAAGGATTGGAATTCCCTGTCGTTTTCTTAATTGGAATGGAAGAAGGCGTGTTTCCTCACAGTAGGTCTCTCTTTGAAGAAGAAGAGATGGAAGAAGAACGAAGGCTGGCATATGTTGGGATAACTCGTGCTGAACAACGCTTATATCTGTCATGTGCAAAAATGCGAACTCTCTTTGGCCGTACGAATACAAATCCGCAATCACGTTTCATTAAAGAAATTCCAAGTGAAGTTCTAGATTCCCTTAACGAAGAAAAAGAAGCACCTGCATGGGCGAAAACATCTCGCTCTACGGCTAGTAGCGGTAGTGGAGTTGCAGCTCCAGGCAGACAACGAATGAAGGCGACTACGACAACTCCACAAATGAATACAACGGGTGGAGACCAGTTTACATGGCAAGTCGGCGATAAAGCAGAACATAAAAAGTGGGGCGTAGGGACAGTTGTAAGTATCAAAGGCTCTGCTGAAAATGTAGAGTTAGACATTGCATTCCCACAACCAATTGGAATTAAGCGTCTAGCAGCTAAATTCGCCCCAATTACTAAAGTGTAATTAAATGTAAATGTGAAATTTAAAAAGTAGAATGGTTTAGGGAATGTAAAATTTAAAATGTAAAATGTAGGATGCTTTAGGAACTGCTTCGAAGGGAAACTAAAACAATTCTACATTTTACATTCTCCATTCTACATTTCTAAAGGAAGAAAGGACGAAAAACATGGATCGTATTGCGGCTGAAAATAGAATGGCTGAATTAAGGGAAAAG
This window harbors:
- a CDS encoding heptaprenylglyceryl phosphate synthase: MLEYHEWKHVFKLDPNKEINDNDLERICESGTDGLIIGGSDGVTEDNILDLLMRIRRYSVPCALEVSSLETVTPGFDYYFIPSVLNSNSTNWITGLHHKAVKEFGAIMNWDEIVMEGYCVLNPESKVAAITESNTNLTTEDIVAYAQMAEKMFKLPIFYIEYSGVYGDVEVVKEVSEILQRTQLFYGGGIKTLEQAKEMAEFANTIVVGNIIYENIDQALSTVNVKCRM
- a CDS encoding agmatinase family protein, whose amino-acid sequence is MGFFDNHGLSFRKKKALESDRTTDLLGIEQAQKEAKIPEIENQKILNRSVKYGLEAAPSIGDRTISTFTREPRPAYAGIPTFLRTPFLEDVRRVGEYDVAFIGVPFDIGTTYRAGARFGPEAMRRISKLYTSYSYEKGVDLAESLKMCDVGDVFTIANIEKSFDQIYKAVSHVFAQGTLPVMLGGDHAIGYPCLRAIAEHVDGKVGIIHMDRHLDLQEKDMDERMHTTPWFHATNIPNAPPSNLVQVGIGGWQVPREAVQNVRKFGTTAISIDDVERLGIEKVAEIALEKAWSGGAKAVYLSVDIDSFDAGFVPGTGWPEPGGFLPREGLKFLDIVAREGICGMELVEVSPPYDVSDQTALLGTRIIADVLAAMVDAGKLGKKFS
- the pcrA gene encoding DNA helicase PcrA; this encodes MNVQLILDGLNNEQRQAVKHTDGALLIMAGAGSGKTRVLTNRIAYLIGEKEAAPWSILAITFTNKAAKEMKERVRKIIGPVAEDVWISTFHSMCVRILRRDIDRIGVKRNFTILDSGDQLSVIKLILKQKNIDSKKFEPKSLLGSISSAKNELKTVKDYAKIAKGPYESTVADVYEAYQKELRKNHALDFDDLIMTTIQLFKQVPEVLEFYQRKFQYIHVDEYQDTNRAQYMLVRMLAERFKNICVVGDSDQSIYGWRGADITNILSFENDYPNSTTIMLEQNYRSTQTILRAANEVINNNYNRKPKNLWTENQAGDNIACFIGDTEHDEAYFVVGKIKELMREHDYKLSDVAILYRTNAQSRVIEELLVKSNINYNIVGGTKFYDRKEIKDVLAYLRVVGNPDDDISLRRIINVPKRGIGATTVDKIAEFAASQGISIFQALHEVEQMGLAKGTTNKLIEFIDHMRSWVQLEEYLSVTELVEELLEKTGYREMLKNEKTIEAQSRLENIDEFLSVTTEFEKKNEDKSLVAFLTDLALIADIDKVDEDENNQQDSERVLLMTLHSAKGLEFPVVFLIGMEEGVFPHSRSLFEEEEMEEERRLAYVGITRAEQRLYLSCAKMRTLFGRTNTNPQSRFIKEIPSEVLDSLNEEKEAPAWAKTSRSTASSGSGVAAPGRQRMKATTTTPQMNTTGGDQFTWQVGDKAEHKKWGVGTVVSIKGSAENVELDIAFPQPIGIKRLAAKFAPITKV
- a CDS encoding LysM peptidoglycan-binding domain-containing protein, with the translated sequence MRIHITKRGESLYDVAERYKVDVNVLYGQNQHIQDPHNLQDGMQLTLPSVIGLEGVMGNDSDCKGNVCAFVSDEPVKYNKLNIKHWPSQDYSQPIYGTHYQEKDFSQVEIYPQYPHYPQHPQSPIPVQQQQYYQYPQPNNWNY
- a CDS encoding ATP-binding cassette domain-containing protein, with the translated sequence MYAIDVQNVTYSYPDTTTAIENISLQIPIGAKIALLGPNGAGKSTLLHHLNGLKLPQEGSISIMGIPLNKKSAKMIRQKVGLVFQDPDDQVISGTVWEDVQFGPRNLGMSEAEIEAVCNVALGSVGMLDFKQRAPYQLSYGQKKRVAIAGILAMTPDIVILDEPMSYLDPKGQDEVAALLQGLNFMGKTILLSTHDVDFAVSWADTVIIMKDGRLLAYGGPELLVDEEWIRKADLHLPRIARLFRMIPNLNIEKLPTNEQEAARLLFKLLNYEGIRFN
- a CDS encoding spore germination protein, with the protein product MLTHMNNILGIRINSASSNASINFGNVVHKGHQANIKMNVGYAQAGDANFSPLQFNNANLTNDPDVQDQAQAQI
- the gerPC gene encoding spore germination protein GerPC; translation: MYYYQWPYQYYYQCSLGCTAPSQCQFQNQYFPTNLEQQYVNSGYQYVDQYSSQLQNNNEQNNDTSNGHNNNQNGQDQANYQNNHQFQFNQEYAHRVIQALENLQQKIEDVEKENEELKEKVENIKPINIEAINYKIQELTVEELSGTLNIGLSALTDAENLKKLLEEKGEIKFNDIDTEAMESLEEMDDFNANNNNNNNAQ
- a CDS encoding Hsp20/alpha crystallin family protein, which codes for MNKFFPMNNGGGMGGNGNWKKSLPNFLGEDFFSDFQNLIFDNNGPKLNIYENGNELLCIFALPGLKLEEVDIYAYEKTLEVRGTLHVDYNGFRLIQEEITQGQFKRTVELPYPVRDDKVDASYQRGVLIIHLHRLIRSTPVKKKVNIQNLDDE